Proteins encoded together in one Helicobacter pylori window:
- a CDS encoding integrase, with protein MKHPLEELKDPVENLLLWIGRFLRYKCTSLSNSQVKDQNKVFECLNEFNHASISSSQLEKVCKKARNAGLLGINTYALPLLKFYEYAQKLSLKSLKSIDEVMLAEFLSIYTGGLSLATKKNYRIALLGLFSYIDKQNQDKNEKSYIYNITLKNISGVNQSAGNKLPTHLNNEELEKFLESIDKIEMSAKVRARNRLLIKIIVFTGMRSNEALQLKIKDFTLENGCYTILIKGKGDKYRAVMLKAFHIESLLKEWLIERELYPVKNDLLFCNQKGMALTQAYLYKQVERIINFAGLRREKNGAHMLRHSFATLLYQKRHDLILVQEALGHASLNTSRIYTHFDKERLKEAASIWEEN; from the coding sequence ATGAAGCACCCCCTAGAAGAATTAAAAGACCCTGTAGAAAATCTTTTGCTATGGATTGGGCGCTTTTTGCGTTACAAATGCACGAGCCTGTCTAATTCCCAAGTGAAAGACCAAAACAAGGTTTTTGAATGCTTGAACGAATTCAATCATGCGTCCATCAGTTCAAGCCAATTAGAAAAAGTTTGCAAAAAAGCTCGTAATGCTGGATTGCTAGGGATTAACACCTACGCACTGCCCCTACTCAAATTTTACGAATACGCTCAAAAACTTTCTTTAAAATCGCTCAAAAGCATAGACGAAGTCATGTTGGCTGAATTTTTAAGTATTTATACCGGGGGTTTGAGTTTAGCCACCAAGAAAAATTACCGGATCGCCCTACTCGGGCTTTTTAGCTATATAGACAAGCAAAATCAAGATAAAAATGAAAAATCTTATATCTATAATATCACGCTTAAAAACATCAGCGGAGTGAATCAAAGCGCAGGCAACAAGCTCCCTACTCATTTAAACAATGAAGAATTAGAAAAATTTTTAGAGAGCATTGATAAAATAGAAATGTCCGCTAAAGTGCGCGCACGAAACCGCCTGCTCATTAAAATCATCGTTTTTACAGGCATGCGTTCTAATGAAGCCTTGCAGCTTAAAATAAAGGATTTCACTTTAGAAAATGGCTGTTATACGATTTTGATTAAAGGCAAGGGCGATAAATACAGGGCGGTGATGCTCAAAGCTTTCCACATTGAGAGCCTTTTAAAAGAATGGCTCATAGAAAGGGAATTGTATCCTGTTAAAAACGATTTATTGTTTTGCAACCAAAAAGGCATGGCTTTAACGCAAGCTTATTTGTATAAGCAAGTGGAGCGTATCATCAATTTTGCAGGACTCAGGCGAGAGAAAAATGGGGCACACATGTTAAGGCACTCTTTTGCGACCTTGCTTTATCAAAAACGCCATGATTTGATTTTAGTTCAAGAAGCTCTAGGGCATGCGAGCTTGAACACGAGCAGGATTTACACGCATTTTGACAAAGAGCGTTTAAAAGAAGCGGCGAGCATTTGGGAAGAAAATTAA
- a CDS encoding methylated-DNA--[protein]-cysteine S-methyltransferase — MTLYHYYFKTPKSFPLEYLHLCTNESHLLRLDFDTTNFSHNTPMNAPLKLSVQALERYFLGQLFEFDAPLDLIGTFFQKQVWSALMTIPYGKTKSYDEIAKLINNPKSCRAIGNANYNNPISLIVPCHRVVRKNGALGGYNGGIEVKKWLLEFESKILNERAKNFLIS, encoded by the coding sequence ATGACTTTATACCACTACTATTTTAAGACCCCTAAGAGTTTCCCTTTAGAGTATTTGCATTTGTGCACTAATGAGAGCCATTTATTGAGATTGGATTTTGATACGACCAATTTTTCTCATAACACCCCTATGAATGCCCCATTAAAACTCAGCGTTCAAGCCTTAGAGCGCTATTTTTTGGGACAACTTTTTGAATTTGATGCGCCTTTAGATTTGATAGGGACTTTTTTTCAAAAACAAGTTTGGTCTGCGTTAATGACTATCCCTTATGGCAAGACAAAAAGTTACGATGAAATCGCAAAACTCATTAATAACCCTAAATCTTGCAGAGCTATTGGCAACGCTAATTATAATAACCCCATTTCTTTGATCGTGCCTTGTCATAGAGTGGTGCGTAAAAATGGCGCTTTAGGGGGGTATAATGGGGGCATAGAAGTCAAAAAGTGGCTGTTAGAATTTGAAAGCAAAATTTTAAATGAGCGAGCTAAAAATTTTTTGATTTCTTGA
- a CDS encoding sulfite exporter TauE/SafE family protein, which translates to MDIYVLYIAIGLFTGILSGIFGIGGGLIIVPIMLATGHSFEESIGISILQMALSSFVGSVLNFKKKSLDFSLGLLIGAGGLIGASFSGFVLKIVSSKILMVIFALLVVYSMIQFVLKPKKKDLITDTKRYHLQGLKLFLIGALTGFFAITLGIGGGMLMVPLMHYFLGYDSKKCVALGLFFILFSSISGAFSLMYHHIINKEVLLAGAIVGLGSVMGVSIGIKWIMGLLNEKMHKILILGVYGLSLLIVLYKIFF; encoded by the coding sequence ATGGATATTTATGTGTTATACATAGCGATAGGGCTTTTTACTGGCATTCTATCAGGGATTTTTGGCATTGGTGGGGGGTTGATCATTGTCCCTATCATGCTCGCAACCGGGCATTCTTTTGAAGAATCCATTGGGATTTCCATTTTGCAAATGGCGCTTTCATCGTTCGTGGGATCTGTTTTGAATTTCAAAAAAAAATCGCTTGATTTTTCTTTAGGCTTGTTGATAGGGGCAGGGGGACTGATAGGGGCGAGTTTTAGCGGATTCGTTTTAAAAATCGTTTCCAGTAAAATTTTAATGGTTATTTTCGCGCTTTTAGTCGTGTATTCTATGATCCAATTTGTTCTAAAACCTAAAAAAAAAGATTTGATAACGGATACCAAACGCTACCATTTACAAGGTTTGAAATTATTTTTAATTGGCGCGCTCACAGGATTTTTTGCCATCACTTTAGGGATTGGCGGGGGGATGCTCATGGTGCCTTTGATGCATTATTTTTTAGGGTATGATTCTAAAAAATGCGTGGCGTTAGGGCTATTTTTCATCTTGTTTTCTTCCATTTCAGGAGCTTTTTCTTTAATGTATCACCACATCATCAATAAAGAAGTGCTTTTAGCAGGGGCGATTGTGGGCTTAGGATCAGTTATGGGCGTGAGCATTGGGATTAAATGGATCATGGGGCTTTTGAACGAAAAGATGCATAAAATTTTGATTTTAGGGGTGTATGGTTTGTCGCTATTGATTGTTTTATACAAGATCTTTTTTTGA
- a CDS encoding ribonucleoside-diphosphate reductase subunit alpha: MITVVKRNGRIEPLDITKIQKYTKDATDNLEGVSQSELEVDARLQFRDKITTEEIQQTLIKTAVDKIDIDTPNWSFVASRLFLYDLYHKVSGFTGYRHLKEYFENAEEKGRILKGFKEKFDLEFLNSQIKPERDFQFNYLGIKTLYDRYLLKDTNNNPIELPQHMFMSIAMFLAQNEQEPNKIALEFYEVLSKFEAMCATPTLANARTTKHQLSSCYIGSTPDNIEGIFDSYKEMALLSKYGGGIGWDFSLVRSIGSYIDGHKNASAGTIPFLKIANDVAIAVDQLGTRKGAIAVYLEIWHIDVMEFIDLRKNSGDERRRAHDLFPALWVCDLFMKRVLEDAMWTLFDPYECKDLTELYGQDFEKRYLEYEKDPKIIKEYINAKDLWKKILMNYFEAGLPFLAFKDNANRCNPNAHAGIIRSSNLCTEIFQNTAPNHYYMQIEYTDGTIEFFEEKELVTTDSNITKCANKLTSTDILKGKKIYIATKVAKDGQTAVCNLASINLSKINTEEDIKRVVPIIIRLLDNVIDLNFYPNRKVKATNLQNRAIGLGVMGEAQMLAEHQIAWGSKEHLEKIDALMEQISYHAIDTSANLAKEKGVYKDFENSEWSKGIFPIDKANNEALKLTEKGLFNHACDWQGLREKVKANGMRNGYLMAIAPTSSISILVGTTQTIEPIYKKKWFEENLSGLIPVVVPNLNVETWNFYTSAYDIDAKDLIKAAAVRQKWIDQGQSINVFLRIENASGKTLHEIYTLAWKLGLKSTYYLRSESPSIDEKSVLDRSVECFNCQ, encoded by the coding sequence TTGATTACGGTGGTTAAACGAAACGGGCGCATTGAGCCTTTGGACATTACAAAAATCCAAAAATACACTAAGGACGCTACGGACAATTTAGAGGGCGTGAGCCAAAGTGAGCTGGAAGTGGATGCGAGGTTGCAATTCAGGGACAAGATCACTACTGAAGAAATCCAACAAACTTTGATTAAAACCGCTGTGGATAAAATAGATATTGACACGCCTAATTGGAGCTTTGTCGCCTCAAGGCTTTTTTTGTATGATTTATACCATAAAGTGAGTGGTTTTACAGGGTATAGGCATTTGAAAGAGTATTTTGAAAACGCTGAAGAAAAGGGCCGCATCCTTAAGGGCTTTAAGGAAAAATTTGATTTAGAGTTTTTAAATAGCCAGATCAAGCCTGAAAGGGATTTCCAATTCAATTATTTAGGGATTAAAACCTTGTATGATCGCTATTTGTTAAAAGACACTAACAATAACCCTATTGAACTGCCCCAGCACATGTTTATGAGCATTGCGATGTTTTTAGCGCAAAACGAACAAGAACCCAATAAAATCGCTTTAGAATTTTATGAAGTTTTAAGCAAGTTTGAAGCGATGTGCGCAACCCCCACTCTAGCGAACGCGCGCACCACCAAGCACCAATTAAGCTCATGCTACATTGGTAGCACGCCGGATAATATTGAGGGGATTTTTGACAGCTATAAGGAAATGGCGCTATTGTCCAAATACGGCGGAGGGATCGGCTGGGATTTTTCTTTGGTGCGATCTATTGGGAGTTATATTGATGGGCATAAAAATGCGAGCGCTGGCACGATCCCTTTTTTAAAAATCGCTAACGATGTGGCAATTGCGGTGGATCAATTAGGCACACGAAAGGGTGCGATTGCGGTGTATTTGGAAATCTGGCACATTGATGTGATGGAGTTCATTGATTTAAGGAAAAATAGCGGCGATGAAAGGCGAAGAGCGCATGATTTGTTCCCGGCTCTTTGGGTGTGCGATTTGTTCATGAAAAGGGTTTTAGAAGACGCCATGTGGACTTTGTTTGACCCTTATGAGTGTAAGGATTTGACTGAACTTTATGGGCAGGATTTTGAAAAACGCTATTTAGAGTATGAAAAAGATCCTAAAATCATTAAAGAATACATTAACGCTAAAGATTTATGGAAAAAAATCTTAATGAATTATTTTGAAGCCGGTTTGCCTTTCTTGGCCTTTAAAGACAACGCCAATCGGTGCAATCCAAACGCTCATGCAGGAATCATTCGATCGTCTAATTTATGCACAGAGATTTTTCAAAATACCGCGCCCAACCACTACTACATGCAAATAGAATACACCGACGGCACCATAGAGTTTTTTGAAGAAAAAGAGTTGGTAACGACAGATAGTAACATCACTAAATGCGCTAACAAGCTCACTAGCACGGATATTCTAAAAGGCAAAAAAATCTATATCGCTACTAAGGTCGCTAAAGACGGGCAAACGGCGGTGTGCAATCTAGCGAGCATCAATTTAAGCAAGATCAACACCGAAGAAGACATTAAAAGGGTCGTGCCGATCATTATCAGGCTCTTAGACAATGTGATTGATTTGAATTTCTACCCTAACCGCAAAGTCAAAGCCACTAATTTACAAAATAGAGCTATAGGGTTAGGGGTTATGGGTGAAGCGCAAATGCTCGCAGAACACCAAATCGCCTGGGGATCTAAAGAGCATTTAGAAAAAATTGATGCTTTAATGGAGCAAATCAGCTACCATGCGATTGACACGAGCGCGAATTTAGCGAAAGAAAAAGGGGTGTATAAGGATTTTGAAAATTCAGAATGGAGTAAGGGGATTTTCCCCATTGATAAAGCCAATAATGAAGCCTTAAAGCTCACCGAAAAAGGGCTTTTTAACCACGCTTGCGATTGGCAAGGTTTGAGGGAAAAAGTCAAAGCCAATGGCATGCGTAATGGCTATTTAATGGCGATCGCTCCTACAAGCTCCATTTCTATTTTAGTAGGCACAACCCAAACGATTGAACCCATTTATAAGAAAAAATGGTTTGAAGAAAATTTGAGCGGGCTAATTCCAGTTGTAGTGCCTAATTTGAATGTAGAAACCTGGAATTTTTACACATCAGCCTATGATATTGACGCTAAAGATTTGATTAAAGCAGCGGCCGTGCGCCAAAAGTGGATCGATCAAGGCCAAAGCATTAATGTGTTTTTACGCATAGAAAACGCTAGCGGTAAAACCTTGCATGAAATCTACACGCTCGCTTGGAAATTAGGACTCAAATCCACTTATTATTTGCGCAGCGAAAGCCCTAGCATAGATGAAAAAAGCGTGTTGGATCGATCGGTGGAGTGTTTTAATTGCCAATAA
- a CDS encoding pantothenate kinase codes for MPKHALNLHFMKGFVMSGLKTFSCVVVLCGAMANVAVASPKIEARGELGKLIGGGVGGFVGDKIGGAIGVPGGPVGIGLGRFLGSTVGGYIGSEVGDRVEDFIRGVDREPQTREPQTREPQAPREPIRDFYDYGYSFGHAW; via the coding sequence ATGCCCAAACATGCCTTGAATCTCCATTTTATGAAAGGATTTGTTATGAGTGGATTAAAAACATTTAGTTGTGTAGTGGTTTTATGCGGTGCAATGGCTAATGTAGCTGTAGCTAGTCCTAAAATAGAGGCAAGGGGTGAATTAGGCAAACTTATAGGGGGTGGTGTTGGGGGTTTTGTTGGTGATAAAATTGGAGGAGCAATTGGGGTTCCTGGAGGTCCAGTGGGTATTGGATTAGGGAGATTTCTTGGTAGCACAGTAGGAGGATATATTGGGTCTGAAGTAGGCGATAGGGTAGAAGATTTTATCCGTGGCGTTGATAGAGAGCCTCAAACTAGAGAGCCTCAGACTAGAGAACCACAAGCCCCAAGAGAACCTATCCGTGATTTTTATGATTACGGCTATAGTTTTGGGCATGCTTGGTGA
- a CDS encoding pantothenate kinase: MSGLKTFSCVVVLCGAMANVAVASPKIEARGQLGRDIGGDIGSTMGAVRGPLGAAIGGQLGREIGDKVEDFIRDFIDREPQTREPQTREPQAPREPIRDFYDYGYSFGHAW; the protein is encoded by the coding sequence ATGAGTGGATTAAAAACATTTAGTTGTGTAGTGGTTTTATGCGGTGCAATGGCTAATGTAGCTGTAGCTAGTCCTAAAATAGAGGCAAGGGGTCAGCTTGGCAGAGATATAGGAGGAGACATTGGTTCAACAATGGGAGCGGTCAGAGGGCCGTTAGGGGCTGCGATTGGGGGTCAGCTTGGTCGGGAAATAGGCGATAAGGTAGAAGATTTTATTCGTGATTTCATAGACAGAGAGCCTCAAACTAGAGAGCCTCAGACTAGAGAACCACAAGCCCCAAGAGAACCTATCCGTGATTTTTATGATTACGGCTATAGTTTTGGGCATGCTTGGTGA
- the glmU gene encoding bifunctional UDP-N-acetylglucosamine diphosphorylase/glucosamine-1-phosphate N-acetyltransferase GlmU, with translation MLSVIILAAGKGTRMRSSLPKTLHTICGEPMLFYILEVAFSISNDVHLVLHHQQERIKEAVLECFKGVIFHAQIVEKYSGTGGAIMQEDKSPIPTKHDRVLILNADMPLITKDALTPLLESKNNAIGLLHLADPKGYGRVVLENHQVKKIVEEKDANDEEKTIKSVNAGVYFFERKFLEKYLPQLNDQNAQKEYYLTDLIALGIKGNEKIDAIFLEEECFLGVNSQTERAKAEEIMLERLRKNAMDLGVVMQLPNSIYLEKGVSFKGECVLEQGVRLIGNCLIENARIKAYSVIEESQIVNSSVGPFAHARPKSVICNSHVGNFVETKNAKLQGAKAGHLSYLGDCEIGKNTNVGAGVITCNYDGKKKHQTIIGENVFIGSDSQLVAPINIGSNVLIGSGTTITKDIPSGSLSLSRAPQINIENGYFKFFKKP, from the coding sequence ATGCTTTCTGTAATCATACTGGCCGCTGGTAAAGGCACTCGCATGCGTTCTAGCCTGCCTAAGACTTTACACACGATTTGCGGAGAGCCTATGCTGTTTTACATTTTAGAAGTGGCTTTTTCAATCAGTAATGATGTGCATCTTGTCTTACACCACCAACAAGAACGCATTAAAGAAGCGGTGTTGGAGTGTTTTAAGGGCGTGATTTTTCACGCTCAAATCGTGGAAAAATATTCAGGGACAGGTGGGGCTATCATGCAAGAAGATAAATCGCCTATCCCTACGAAACACGATCGGGTTTTGATTTTGAATGCGGACATGCCCTTAATCACTAAAGACGCTCTTACCCCCTTATTAGAAAGCAAGAATAACGCTATAGGCTTACTCCATTTAGCTGATCCTAAAGGTTATGGGCGCGTTGTTTTAGAAAACCATCAGGTTAAAAAGATTGTAGAAGAAAAGGACGCTAATGATGAAGAAAAAACCATTAAAAGCGTGAATGCTGGCGTGTATTTTTTTGAAAGAAAGTTTTTAGAAAAATACTTGCCCCAGCTTAATGACCAAAACGCCCAAAAAGAATACTACCTCACGGATTTAATCGCTTTGGGTATTAAGGGGAACGAAAAAATTGACGCTATTTTTTTAGAAGAAGAGTGTTTTTTAGGGGTGAATAGCCAAACAGAAAGGGCGAAGGCTGAAGAAATCATGCTAGAAAGACTGCGGAAAAACGCCATGGACTTGGGGGTAGTGATGCAATTGCCTAATAGCATTTATTTAGAAAAAGGCGTGAGTTTTAAGGGGGAGTGCGTTTTAGAGCAAGGGGTGCGTTTGATTGGGAATTGTTTGATAGAAAACGCACGTATTAAGGCTTATAGCGTGATAGAAGAGAGCCAGATTGTTAATAGCAGTGTGGGGCCATTTGCCCATGCGCGCCCTAAAAGCGTGATTTGTAATAGCCATGTGGGGAATTTTGTAGAGACTAAAAACGCTAAACTTCAAGGCGCTAAAGCAGGGCATTTGAGCTATTTAGGGGATTGCGAGATAGGGAAAAACACAAATGTGGGGGCTGGCGTGATCACTTGCAATTATGATGGTAAAAAGAAACACCAAACGATCATCGGTGAAAATGTCTTTATAGGGAGCGATAGCCAGCTAGTCGCCCCCATAAATATCGGCTCTAATGTCTTAATCGGCAGCGGCACCACCATCACTAAAGACATTCCTAGCGGTTCGTTAAGCCTTTCACGCGCCCCTCAAATTAACATTGAAAACGGGTATTTTAAGTTTTTTAAGAAACCTTAA